In Streptomyces ambofaciens ATCC 23877, a single genomic region encodes these proteins:
- a CDS encoding TcmI family type II polyketide cyclase — translation MHHTLIVARMAPGAAPDIAKVFAESDSGELPHLVGVNRRSLFEFGDGVYLHLIESDEDPAPTIGRLTGHPEFRQVSERLEPYVSAYDPATWRGPKDAMARCFYRWERPATG, via the coding sequence ATGCACCACACCCTGATCGTCGCCCGGATGGCACCCGGCGCGGCACCGGACATCGCGAAGGTGTTCGCCGAGTCCGACAGCGGCGAGCTGCCCCACCTGGTGGGGGTCAACCGGCGCAGCCTCTTCGAGTTCGGTGACGGCGTGTACCTGCACCTCATCGAGAGCGACGAGGACCCGGCCCCGACCATCGGCAGACTGACCGGGCACCCCGAGTTCCGCCAGGTCAGCGAGCGGCTGGAGCCGTACGTCTCGGCGTACGACCCGGCGACCTGGCGCGGTCCGAAGGACGCGATGGCGCGCTGCTTCTACCGCTGGGAGCGGCCGGCCACCGGCTGA
- a CDS encoding DUF4142 domain-containing protein, whose translation MRLSRGRIGVVVLIGAMTLTLTALAFPAMLGLDKADGNQDRVIASTKFGPLTEADRDFVVKVRAAGLWEYPLGEIVMERGTTEAMKTAGEHLVVGHAGLDAMCREISPELGITLPNRASPQQEQFVSTVDAKSGKEFDSSAVNIMRVTHGQIFPAIAKIRATTKNTLVRQLADLANDTVLDHITVLEKTGLVEYDEVTFQQTGPAKLPRERVTPPPPQPGERVLVLKPRPDLDVNTAAPTPTPSPAAP comes from the coding sequence ATGCGCCTGTCCCGCGGCAGGATCGGAGTCGTCGTCCTGATCGGTGCGATGACCCTGACCCTCACCGCGCTGGCCTTCCCGGCCATGCTCGGTCTGGACAAGGCCGACGGCAATCAGGACCGGGTCATCGCCAGTACGAAGTTCGGGCCGCTCACGGAGGCCGACCGCGACTTCGTGGTCAAGGTCCGGGCGGCGGGGCTGTGGGAGTACCCGCTGGGTGAGATCGTGATGGAGCGCGGGACGACCGAGGCGATGAAGACGGCCGGCGAGCACCTGGTCGTCGGTCACGCCGGTCTGGACGCGATGTGCCGCGAGATCTCCCCCGAGCTGGGCATCACCCTGCCCAACCGGGCCTCGCCGCAGCAGGAGCAGTTCGTGTCGACGGTGGACGCCAAGAGCGGCAAGGAGTTCGACTCGTCGGCGGTCAACATCATGCGGGTGACCCACGGTCAGATCTTCCCGGCGATCGCCAAGATCCGGGCGACGACCAAGAACACGCTCGTGCGGCAACTGGCCGACCTGGCCAACGACACGGTGCTGGACCACATCACGGTGCTGGAGAAGACCGGGCTCGTCGAGTACGACGAGGTCACCTTCCAGCAGACCGGCCCGGCGAAACTGCCGCGGGAGCGGGTCACCCCGCCCCCGCCGCAGCCGGGCGAGCGGGTGCTGGTGCTCAAGCCGCGGCCCGACCTGGACGTGAACACGGCCGCCCCGACGCCCACCCCCTCACCGGCGGCCCCGTGA
- a CDS encoding PPOX class F420-dependent oxidoreductase, with the protein MTTTPRFDPHALLAESRLGVLATIKSDGRPQLSPVMPAYDPQAGVIRVSTREGLAKTANLRRDPRAALEVTAPDGRSWATAEGVATLTGPGTDPHGPEVEALVEYYRAAAGEHPDWDEYRSTMVSDRRVLLTLTVERVYGADIG; encoded by the coding sequence ATGACCACCACACCGCGTTTCGACCCCCACGCCCTGCTCGCCGAGAGCCGGCTCGGCGTGCTCGCGACGATCAAGTCGGACGGCCGCCCGCAGCTCTCCCCCGTGATGCCCGCCTACGATCCGCAGGCCGGCGTCATCCGCGTCTCCACCCGCGAGGGGCTGGCCAAGACGGCGAACCTGCGCCGCGACCCGCGGGCCGCGCTGGAGGTGACCGCCCCGGACGGCCGGTCCTGGGCCACCGCCGAGGGCGTCGCGACCCTCACCGGACCGGGCACCGACCCGCACGGACCGGAGGTGGAGGCGCTGGTGGAGTACTACCGTGCCGCCGCCGGAGAGCACCCGGACTGGGACGAGTACCGGTCGACGATGGTGTCCGACCGCCGCGTGCTCCTCACCCTCACGGTCGAGCGCGTGTACGGCGCCGACATCGGGTGA
- a CDS encoding Ku protein: MRSIWNGAISFGLVSIPIKLMNATESHSVSFRQIHMEDGGRIRYRKVCELEDREVTQDEIGKAYEDADGSMIPITDDDLTQLPIPTARTIEIVAFVPEERIDPLQMGSAYYLAASGAPAAKPYTLLREALKRSNRVAIAKFALRGRERLGMLRVVGDAIAMHGLLWPDEVRAPEGVAPDAGVTVRDQELDLADALMDTLGEIDLDDLHDEYREALEEVIAAKAAGETPRESPEPAAPGKVLDLMAALEGSVRAARESRGGEGAGAAEGAEVRSLPRRAASARRTPKETGGKKSTSTAAKKPAAKKAEAKKSTASATGKPAAKSGRAAKKTADPGTAKKATGKGATTRNTASKGTAKRTAPRKRSA, encoded by the coding sequence GTGCGATCCATCTGGAACGGCGCCATCTCCTTCGGCCTGGTCAGCATCCCGATCAAGCTGATGAACGCGACCGAGAGCCACTCGGTCTCCTTCCGCCAGATCCACATGGAGGACGGCGGCCGGATCCGTTACCGGAAGGTCTGCGAGCTGGAGGACCGCGAGGTCACCCAGGACGAGATCGGCAAGGCCTACGAGGACGCCGACGGCTCCATGATCCCGATCACCGACGACGACCTGACCCAGCTGCCCATCCCGACCGCGCGGACGATCGAGATCGTGGCCTTCGTGCCGGAGGAGCGCATCGACCCGCTCCAGATGGGTTCCGCGTACTACCTCGCGGCGAGCGGCGCGCCCGCCGCCAAGCCGTACACGCTGCTGCGCGAGGCGCTCAAGCGCAGCAACCGGGTCGCCATCGCCAAGTTCGCGCTGCGGGGCCGTGAGCGCCTCGGCATGCTCCGGGTCGTGGGCGACGCCATCGCGATGCACGGTCTGCTGTGGCCGGACGAGGTCCGCGCCCCCGAGGGTGTCGCCCCCGACGCCGGCGTCACCGTCCGCGACCAGGAGCTGGACCTCGCGGACGCGTTGATGGACACGCTCGGCGAGATCGACCTGGACGACCTGCACGACGAGTACCGCGAGGCGCTCGAGGAGGTCATCGCCGCGAAGGCCGCCGGCGAGACGCCGCGGGAGTCTCCCGAGCCGGCGGCGCCCGGCAAGGTGCTGGACCTGATGGCCGCGCTGGAGGGCAGTGTGCGGGCGGCGCGGGAGTCCCGGGGCGGTGAGGGGGCGGGAGCCGCCGAGGGGGCCGAGGTCAGGTCCCTGCCGCGGCGCGCCGCCTCCGCCCGGCGGACACCCAAGGAGACCGGCGGCAAGAAGTCGACGTCGACGGCGGCGAAGAAGCCGGCGGCGAAGAAGGCGGAGGCGAAGAAGTCCACGGCCTCCGCCACCGGGAAGCCGGCCGCGAAGTCGGGCCGGGCCGCGAAGAAGACGGCGGACCCGGGCACCGCCAAGAAGGCGACGGGCAAGGGCGCGACGACCCGGAACACGGCCTCCAAGGGCACCGCCAAGAGGACGGCGCCCCGCAAGCGCAGCGCCTGA